The Mammaliicoccus sciuri genome window below encodes:
- a CDS encoding PepSY-associated TM helix domain-containing protein, producing MNKSFNPLRRLHFYAAFFITPLLLTLSLTGIGYLFYTNVENNIYHDEFFKDSTTKGHQSLDDAIQEIRDVYKGYDIQKISIMDEPYNNRVTIGNEDGDSRYIFLDEHNQRVANQNAKYTYSNVLRETHSSLFVGGSFVNYLVELAACWTIFMIISGIYLTFKSKALKPTKKKSSFLFNRRLHAIIGLVIAIPIFIIVLTGLPWSALMGKQINQFAEDYPKFGYTALQANPPESEDNELPWATRTKEKPSSKKDPHAQHHGSMSNVIGADGQQSLENIIASAEENGIKKPFSIVYPADEKGVFTVSKSSNTGVTGLDVAPKEETTAYFDQYSGKLLDKVDYDDYGIIGKWFSFGIPLHEGHLFGTANKIINLLVCLAFISGITFGFLSWMKRKKSNSFSAPIRTSNQVPIGLIVFLVILGIVMPLFGLSLIPVAIIEFFLWRRHNRLNTV from the coding sequence ATGAACAAAAGTTTTAATCCATTGAGACGGTTACATTTTTATGCGGCTTTCTTTATAACTCCTTTATTATTGACACTCTCACTTACTGGTATCGGTTATTTATTTTATACAAATGTAGAAAATAATATTTACCACGATGAATTTTTTAAAGATAGCACTACGAAAGGTCATCAATCATTAGATGATGCTATTCAAGAAATTAGAGATGTGTATAAAGGATACGACATTCAAAAAATTAGTATTATGGATGAGCCATACAATAACAGAGTTACAATCGGGAATGAAGATGGTGATTCACGCTATATTTTCTTGGATGAACATAACCAAAGAGTTGCAAATCAAAACGCTAAATATACATATTCCAATGTATTAAGAGAAACACATAGTTCTTTATTTGTTGGTGGTAGTTTTGTAAATTATTTAGTTGAGTTAGCAGCATGTTGGACAATTTTTATGATTATATCAGGTATTTATTTAACTTTTAAATCAAAAGCATTGAAACCAACTAAAAAGAAATCATCATTCTTATTTAATAGACGATTACACGCAATTATAGGACTTGTTATTGCAATTCCTATATTCATAATCGTTCTAACAGGCTTACCATGGTCAGCACTTATGGGTAAACAAATTAACCAATTTGCTGAAGATTATCCAAAGTTTGGCTATACAGCATTACAAGCTAACCCACCTGAATCAGAAGATAATGAATTACCATGGGCAACGCGTACTAAGGAGAAGCCTTCATCTAAAAAAGATCCACATGCCCAACATCACGGTTCTATGAGTAATGTGATTGGTGCAGATGGACAACAAAGTTTAGAAAATATTATCGCAAGTGCTGAAGAAAATGGTATTAAAAAGCCATTCTCTATCGTTTACCCTGCTGATGAAAAAGGTGTATTCACTGTTTCGAAAAGTAGTAATACAGGTGTTACAGGACTTGACGTTGCACCAAAAGAAGAAACAACAGCATATTTCGATCAATACTCAGGTAAACTATTAGATAAAGTAGATTATGATGATTATGGTATTATCGGTAAATGGTTCAGTTTCGGTATACCGTTACATGAAGGTCACCTATTTGGAACTGCAAATAAAATCATTAACCTATTAGTTTGTTTAGCCTTTATTAGTGGTATTACATTTGGTTTCTTATCATGGATGAAACGAAAGAAATCTAACTCATTTAGCGCACCAATAAGAACTAGTAATCAAGTTCCAATTGGACTTATTGTATTCTTAGTTATATTAGGAATCGTAATGCCATTATTCGGATTATCACTAATTCCAGTCGCTATTATTGAATTCTTCTTATGGAGACGTCATAATAGATTAAATACAGTGTAA
- a CDS encoding cation diffusion facilitator family transporter, with protein sequence MANNLRIAQRGAYISLVTYIILSILKYVVGTTYNSAALKADSLNNLTDIFVSVAVLIGLKISVKPADKNHPYGHMKTENITTLIVSFIIMFVGIEVISNNIPQLVQGDYSEPSTLTIWVSFISGIIMILVYLFNWKLAIKTKSTSLKSAAKDNLSDALVSIGTGIGLIFTQFGLPIIDIILAVILGFIIVYTGFTIFKESIFTLSDGFHEKDLNNYIEEIENIEGVLDVPSIKGRYHGNSVFLDVTIIVDKDLTLDEAHDICDLVEHQLKEAGAYSSYVHPEPNL encoded by the coding sequence ATGGCAAATAATTTGAGAATTGCACAACGTGGCGCATATATAAGTTTGGTTACTTATATTATTCTTTCTATTTTGAAATATGTAGTAGGGACAACTTATAATTCAGCTGCATTAAAAGCGGATAGTTTAAACAACTTAACTGATATATTTGTTTCTGTGGCAGTACTGATAGGGCTGAAGATTTCAGTCAAACCTGCAGATAAGAATCATCCTTATGGACATATGAAGACTGAAAATATTACAACTTTAATTGTATCTTTTATCATTATGTTTGTCGGGATAGAAGTTATTTCTAACAACATTCCTCAGTTAGTTCAAGGTGACTATAGTGAACCTAGCACACTGACAATATGGGTCAGTTTTATAAGTGGTATTATTATGATTTTAGTATATTTATTTAATTGGAAGTTAGCGATTAAGACTAAAAGTACATCACTTAAATCAGCAGCAAAAGATAATTTGTCTGATGCGTTAGTCAGCATCGGTACCGGTATTGGCCTTATATTTACACAGTTTGGTCTACCTATAATTGATATTATTCTTGCTGTCATTCTTGGCTTTATTATTGTTTATACAGGTTTTACGATTTTTAAAGAATCGATATTCACTTTGAGTGATGGTTTTCATGAAAAAGATTTAAATAATTATATAGAAGAAATTGAAAATATAGAAGGCGTATTAGACGTACCATCTATAAAAGGGCGTTATCATGGTAATAGTGTATTTCTTGATGTAACGATCATTGTAGATAAAGATTTAACATTAGATGAAGCACATGATATATGTGATTTAGTTGAACATCAATTAAAAGAAGCAGGCGCATATTCGTCTTATGTACATCCTGAACCTAACTTGTAA
- a CDS encoding IS110 family RNA-guided transposase, protein MVFIEYFGIDVGKGKSFIAHYSNNEFVKEFEITHDNNGFDSLKKYIKNFSGVYFLFEATGIYSKVLEKFCTVNKISFCVINPLEAKLLTNSLRNWKTDKSDAHKLAVLAKNINKKPSRNLLEEKYVKIRELTRYYEEINNQQNYLKNQLIQLLDMTFPELQNLFKDRYSKLALQVASKFPHPDFVDSNDIEELKKIINSCTEKNLSEKKKAQYANKLVEFSMVSYPSVSKDSFLTDKLVYVIEDLLSLMKRHASIKQRLLMLAEEFEEFKIIKSIPGIGDLTAIMIIGELGDIKSFDSHKQLNAYVGIDIKRYQSGKTHFKDKINKRGNKHARSLFYLIIKNFLLGQRLFKNHIIDYYYKLKKQPNGKGHKTASVACINKLLKTIHYLVINNKEYDYHLSPHG, encoded by the coding sequence GTGGTTTTTATCGAATATTTTGGAATAGATGTTGGAAAAGGAAAGAGTTTTATTGCACATTATTCAAACAATGAATTTGTTAAAGAATTTGAAATTACCCATGATAATAATGGTTTTGATTCACTAAAGAAATATATAAAGAATTTCTCAGGAGTATATTTCTTGTTTGAAGCTACTGGTATATATTCAAAAGTATTGGAGAAATTTTGTACCGTTAATAAGATTTCGTTTTGTGTAATTAACCCTCTAGAGGCAAAATTACTAACTAATTCTTTAAGAAACTGGAAAACAGATAAATCTGATGCACATAAACTTGCTGTTTTAGCTAAAAATATAAACAAAAAACCTTCTAGAAATTTATTGGAAGAAAAGTATGTAAAAATTAGAGAGCTGACAAGATACTATGAAGAAATTAACAATCAACAAAATTACTTAAAAAACCAATTGATTCAGTTACTAGATATGACTTTTCCAGAATTACAAAACCTATTTAAGGACAGATATTCAAAATTGGCTTTACAAGTAGCTAGTAAGTTCCCACATCCGGACTTTGTTGATTCTAATGATATAGAAGAACTAAAAAAGATAATTAATAGTTGTACAGAAAAAAATCTATCAGAGAAAAAGAAAGCACAATATGCAAATAAACTCGTAGAGTTCTCTATGGTCAGTTATCCTTCTGTTTCTAAAGATTCATTTTTAACAGATAAATTAGTTTATGTGATTGAAGATTTATTAAGCCTAATGAAACGGCATGCTTCTATAAAACAAAGATTATTAATGTTAGCTGAAGAATTTGAAGAATTTAAAATAATTAAATCTATTCCTGGCATTGGTGATTTAACTGCCATAATGATTATTGGCGAATTAGGTGATATCAAATCCTTTGATTCTCATAAGCAATTGAATGCATATGTAGGTATTGATATAAAAAGATATCAGTCTGGTAAAACGCATTTTAAAGATAAAATAAACAAACGTGGAAACAAACATGCTAGATCATTATTTTACTTAATCATTAAAAATTTTCTGTTGGGTCAAAGGTTATTTAAAAATCATATTATCGACTATTATTACAAATTAAAAAAGCAGCCTAATGGCAAAGGCCACAAGACTGCATCAGTAGCTTGCATTAACAAACTACTTAAAACCATTCATTATCTCGTAATAAATAATAAAGAATATGATTATCACTTGTCTCCACACGGATAA
- a CDS encoding transaldolase, giving the protein MSNLKVQVFADGADIEEMKQAYQNKEVDGFTTNPSLMKKAGVTDYKTFAEEVVKAIPDASISFEVFADDIETMAKEAEILKQYGENVFVKIPVVNTQGESMIPLIKKLSESDVKVNVTAVYTIEQVKEIVEAIKPGVETYVSVFAGRIADTGVDPLPLMKESEKVCHSKEGVKLLWASCRELFNVIQADEIGVDIITCPKDVVAKVPNIGRDINELSVDTVQGFAKDIKASGLSIL; this is encoded by the coding sequence ATGAGTAATCTTAAAGTACAAGTTTTTGCTGATGGTGCGGACATTGAAGAAATGAAACAAGCCTATCAGAATAAAGAAGTTGATGGTTTTACAACAAATCCAAGTTTAATGAAAAAAGCAGGTGTAACGGATTATAAAACATTTGCTGAAGAAGTCGTTAAAGCAATACCAGATGCTTCAATTTCATTTGAAGTATTTGCAGATGATATAGAAACAATGGCTAAAGAAGCAGAAATCTTAAAACAATACGGTGAAAACGTATTTGTTAAAATTCCTGTTGTAAATACACAAGGTGAATCAATGATTCCTTTAATTAAAAAATTATCAGAAAGTGATGTTAAAGTTAATGTCACTGCTGTTTATACAATTGAACAAGTTAAAGAAATAGTAGAAGCAATAAAACCAGGTGTTGAAACGTATGTTTCAGTATTCGCAGGTAGAATTGCTGATACAGGTGTAGATCCACTACCATTAATGAAAGAATCAGAAAAAGTTTGTCATAGTAAAGAAGGCGTTAAATTATTATGGGCAAGTTGCCGTGAATTATTTAATGTTATTCAAGCAGACGAAATTGGCGTAGATATCATTACATGTCCAAAAGATGTAGTAGCAAAAGTACCAAACATCGGAAGAGATATTAATGAATTATCTGTAGATACAGTACAAGGATTCGCTAAAGATATTAAAGCAAGCGGATTAAGTATTTTATAA
- a CDS encoding MBL fold metallo-hydrolase, with translation MADNIETIKHFKLYTTGSFLGDEAVINNSPTSRVERYYIFSYYLEINDFKILINTGFSEHVKPSTDLKTLKLFRRQDYKVYETLPSQLLKDQIHPDEIDYCIITNFSSHHLGYLNAFKNATIITSSEAYHDFITQQFSNNNNLQLSFHVMPDNFKERIEFVEDFVQTEHPILGKGYKVFNQDALVSFDLPGAMPGQFGLMMTFSNLKIFMCSDAAWCRSNIQKNDLPTKRLLRNAYNGELFIETHLKLIDLKENANTSLFIIPSHCKKMDDFEEVMKLLDAIK, from the coding sequence ATGGCTGATAATATAGAAACAATAAAGCATTTCAAACTATATACGACTGGTTCATTTTTAGGTGACGAAGCAGTCATCAATAATAGTCCTACGAGCCGAGTTGAACGGTACTATATTTTTTCCTACTATTTAGAAATTAATGATTTCAAAATACTCATAAATACAGGCTTTTCCGAACATGTTAAACCAAGTACGGATTTAAAAACTTTAAAATTATTTCGTAGACAAGACTATAAAGTGTACGAAACTTTACCAAGTCAATTGTTGAAAGATCAGATACATCCAGATGAGATCGATTATTGTATCATTACTAATTTTTCAAGTCATCATCTCGGTTATTTAAACGCGTTTAAAAATGCGACTATCATAACTTCAAGTGAAGCTTATCATGATTTTATTACACAACAATTTTCCAACAACAATAACCTTCAATTAAGCTTTCATGTTATGCCAGATAACTTTAAAGAACGCATTGAATTTGTAGAAGATTTTGTACAAACTGAGCACCCTATTTTGGGTAAAGGATATAAAGTCTTCAATCAAGATGCCTTAGTTAGTTTTGATTTGCCAGGAGCCATGCCAGGTCAATTTGGCTTAATGATGACATTCTCTAATTTAAAGATTTTTATGTGTAGCGATGCCGCATGGTGCCGTTCAAATATTCAAAAGAATGACCTTCCTACTAAAAGATTGTTGCGCAATGCATACAACGGCGAACTTTTCATTGAAACCCATTTAAAACTTATTGATTTAAAAGAAAATGCGAATACCTCTCTTTTCATCATTCCTAGTCATTGTAAAAAAATGGACGACTTTGAAGAAGTAATGAAATTATTAGATGCAATAAAATAA
- the crcB gene encoding fluoride efflux transporter CrcB, with the protein MVYIAIFLGGAIGGGLRYLVSLMITNDAFPFSTLTVNVIGALLMGIFSTYFISYFKAHPNLKKLITSGFLGALTTYSSLSLETVELLERGHIFLAGTYLLVSLLLGFIFIAIGYRKGNDQA; encoded by the coding sequence ATGGTATATATAGCAATATTTTTAGGCGGTGCTATAGGTGGAGGGTTAAGATATTTAGTTTCGTTAATGATCACTAATGATGCTTTCCCGTTCTCCACATTAACAGTTAACGTAATCGGTGCACTTTTAATGGGTATATTCTCTACATATTTCATTAGCTATTTCAAAGCACATCCAAATCTTAAAAAATTAATAACATCAGGCTTCTTAGGTGCTTTAACAACATATTCATCTTTAAGTTTAGAAACAGTTGAGTTACTAGAACGTGGACATATATTCCTTGCAGGCACTTATTTACTCGTTAGTTTACTTCTCGGTTTCATATTTATTGCAATAGGTTATAGGAAAGGAAATGACCAAGCATGA
- a CDS encoding fluoride efflux transporter FluC gives MTLLYIMISSGIGALCRNFVNEFFTKLYTNHFPVATLTVNVIGSLIIGFAAQYLNDDSYSYAIIAIGFCGGFTTFSTHFLEIYERYILKSYKMMTIYIVSTVILSIGACYLGYHL, from the coding sequence ATGACGTTATTATATATTATGATAAGTTCAGGTATAGGTGCTCTTTGCAGAAATTTTGTGAATGAATTCTTCACTAAACTGTATACAAATCACTTCCCGGTAGCTACTCTAACTGTTAACGTAATCGGAAGCCTTATAATTGGATTTGCTGCACAATATTTAAATGATGATAGTTATTCATATGCAATAATTGCAATAGGCTTTTGCGGTGGATTTACAACATTCTCTACTCACTTTTTAGAAATATATGAACGATACATATTAAAATCATATAAAATGATGACTATTTATATCGTATCTACAGTCATACTATCAATCGGAGCATGTTATTTAGGTTATCACTTATAA
- a CDS encoding aldo/keto reductase — translation MTQKIIEFYNGNSIPALGLGTFRVENNDECREAVKHAIISGYRHIDTAQTYHNEEKVGQGIKEGLEATGLNREDLFITTKLWMTDYGRENVQSAYEASLERLGLDYVDLYLIHWPAQDKDLITETWKAMEDLYNEGKIKNIGVSNFHVHHLESLLQEASIKPVINQIECHPYLTQKELRTYLEAQKIVAQSWSPLMNGQILEDKVVKEVANELGKTPAQVIIRWNIDENIVVIPKSVTPSRIEENLNVFDFELSEDQLSRLNALNKDERIGPDPEVFTGQ, via the coding sequence ATGACACAGAAAATAATTGAGTTTTACAATGGCAATTCTATACCAGCTTTAGGGTTAGGAACATTCAGAGTAGAAAATAACGATGAATGTAGAGAAGCGGTTAAACACGCTATTATTAGTGGTTATAGACATATAGATACAGCTCAAACTTATCACAATGAAGAAAAAGTTGGACAAGGTATCAAAGAAGGATTAGAAGCAACAGGATTAAATAGAGAAGATTTATTTATTACAACTAAACTTTGGATGACTGATTATGGAAGAGAGAATGTTCAATCAGCATATGAAGCATCTTTAGAAAGATTAGGTCTAGATTATGTAGATCTATATTTAATTCATTGGCCTGCCCAAGATAAAGACCTTATCACAGAAACATGGAAAGCTATGGAAGACTTATATAATGAAGGCAAAATTAAAAACATTGGTGTAAGTAACTTCCACGTACATCATTTAGAATCATTATTACAAGAAGCTTCTATTAAACCAGTTATTAATCAAATAGAATGTCACCCATACTTAACTCAAAAAGAATTAAGAACTTATTTAGAAGCACAAAAAATTGTTGCACAATCATGGTCTCCTTTAATGAATGGACAAATATTAGAAGACAAAGTTGTAAAAGAAGTTGCAAATGAGTTAGGTAAAACACCAGCTCAAGTTATTATAAGATGGAATATTGATGAAAATATTGTTGTTATTCCTAAATCAGTAACACCATCCAGAATCGAAGAAAACTTAAACGTATTTGATTTTGAGTTATCAGAAGATCAACTTTCAAGATTAAATGCTTTAAATAAAGACGAAAGAATCGGACCAGACCCAGAAGTCTTTACTGGTCAATAA
- a CDS encoding NAD-dependent succinate-semialdehyde dehydrogenase, producing the protein MVKENFEVKNPATGEVIETIKNNTEEDINSKIEHAHDAFQTYKKKPAHECSALLYKWYELILENKEEIALIMTKESGKPLKEALGEVKYATDYILWFAEEAKRTYGRTIPEHVDNKRLIVTRAPVGVVASITPWNFPAAMMTRKAAPALAAGCTFICKPAQDTPLTTMKLVDLAHEAGFDQSVIQYVNGSGKDVGAIFTKHPLISKITYTGSTPVGKQLMEQSSSTLKKVTLELGGHAPLIVHEDADLDKAVQGTIASKFRNAGQTCVCANRIYVHESIKDAFEDALRAEVSKLKVGDGQDESTDIGPVINADGFEKIKSHIEDATSKGARVITGGDSYKDGGYFITPTVLSDVSDDMKIMVEETFGPVAPIQTYKDLDEVIIKANDTPFGLAAYFFTENYSNGIKLYENLDYGVIGWNDGGPSAAHIPFGGMKESGFGREGGSEGIEPYLETKVVSILI; encoded by the coding sequence ATGGTAAAAGAAAATTTTGAAGTTAAAAATCCTGCAACTGGTGAAGTAATCGAAACGATTAAAAACAATACGGAAGAAGATATTAACAGCAAGATTGAACATGCACATGATGCTTTTCAAACATACAAAAAGAAACCAGCTCACGAATGTAGTGCATTGTTATATAAATGGTATGAATTGATTCTTGAAAATAAAGAAGAAATTGCTTTAATTATGACAAAAGAGAGTGGAAAACCATTAAAAGAAGCTTTAGGCGAAGTTAAATATGCGACAGATTATATATTATGGTTTGCTGAAGAAGCGAAACGTACTTATGGAAGAACCATTCCAGAACATGTTGATAACAAACGACTTATTGTTACACGTGCACCTGTTGGCGTTGTCGCGAGTATAACACCATGGAACTTCCCAGCAGCAATGATGACTAGAAAAGCAGCACCAGCATTAGCAGCAGGGTGTACATTTATATGTAAGCCAGCACAAGATACACCTCTTACAACTATGAAATTAGTTGATCTTGCACATGAAGCAGGGTTTGATCAAAGTGTTATCCAATATGTAAATGGTTCAGGTAAAGACGTCGGTGCAATTTTCACAAAGCATCCTTTAATTTCAAAAATTACTTATACAGGTTCAACACCTGTAGGTAAGCAATTAATGGAACAATCAAGTTCAACATTGAAGAAAGTAACACTTGAATTAGGTGGTCATGCACCATTGATTGTTCACGAAGATGCAGATTTAGATAAAGCAGTTCAAGGAACAATTGCTTCTAAATTTAGAAATGCAGGACAGACATGTGTATGTGCAAATAGAATTTACGTACATGAATCTATTAAAGACGCATTTGAAGATGCGCTTAGAGCAGAAGTTAGTAAATTAAAAGTAGGCGATGGACAAGATGAATCAACAGATATAGGTCCTGTTATTAATGCAGATGGTTTTGAAAAAATTAAATCTCATATTGAAGATGCAACAAGTAAAGGCGCGCGTGTGATTACTGGAGGAGATAGTTATAAAGATGGTGGTTATTTTATCACACCAACTGTACTATCTGACGTTTCAGACGATATGAAAATCATGGTAGAAGAAACGTTCGGACCAGTAGCACCAATTCAAACTTATAAAGATTTAGATGAAGTGATTATAAAAGCAAACGATACACCATTTGGTTTGGCAGCATATTTCTTTACTGAAAACTATAGTAATGGTATAAAGTTGTATGAGAACTTAGATTATGGTGTAATCGGTTGGAACGATGGCGGACCAAGTGCAGCTCATATTCCATTCGGTGGAATGAAGGAAAGTGGATTTGGTAGAGAAGGTGGTTCAGAAGGTATTGAACCATATTTAGAAACTAAAGTTGTTTCAATTTTAATTTAA
- a CDS encoding nuclease-related domain-containing protein gives MSQLEPIHYGLIAAIVIAILFIILFFVSLKQKQKSLNKIQEAHKKENETLKSEHKEKLDHERVENKKVLTKQEETHQEAISQKEREIDSLKLFSKNEGEYITDRHLLELRDQLVNERRIRPEDMHIMANIFLPKDPLGKVRQIDHLVLTRTGIYVIDSNLVSGHIYHGITEQQFSDFPVLGQVFETLDLNPNKEQTLLLEKQSNNKTAAFHSYTDEVKEVDNTTEELQRQLELKYTPTPIIYFHPNEVSEATISNYSQDPNIKVLVGEKQLQHFFNKFVFHGRFQYSVEDLERIMDEIEKFNP, from the coding sequence ATGAGTCAATTAGAACCGATTCATTATGGATTAATCGCAGCGATCGTTATTGCGATACTATTTATTATATTATTCTTTGTTTCATTAAAACAGAAACAAAAATCTTTGAATAAGATTCAAGAAGCTCATAAAAAAGAAAATGAGACGCTTAAATCTGAACATAAAGAAAAGTTAGATCATGAAAGAGTTGAAAATAAAAAGGTTCTAACGAAACAAGAAGAAACTCATCAAGAAGCAATTTCACAAAAAGAAAGAGAAATTGACTCATTAAAGTTATTTTCTAAGAATGAAGGGGAATATATAACTGATAGACACTTGTTAGAGTTAAGAGACCAACTTGTTAATGAACGTAGAATTAGACCTGAAGATATGCATATTATGGCAAATATCTTCTTACCTAAAGATCCATTAGGTAAAGTTCGACAAATTGATCATTTAGTCTTAACAAGAACGGGTATATATGTAATTGACTCTAATTTAGTAAGTGGTCATATCTATCACGGTATTACAGAACAGCAGTTTAGTGATTTTCCAGTATTAGGACAAGTCTTTGAAACATTGGATTTAAACCCAAACAAAGAACAAACATTATTACTTGAAAAACAATCAAATAATAAAACTGCAGCATTCCATTCATATACTGATGAAGTTAAAGAAGTTGATAATACAACTGAAGAATTACAAAGACAGTTAGAACTTAAATATACACCGACACCAATTATTTATTTCCATCCAAATGAAGTAAGTGAAGCAACTATCAGTAATTATTCACAAGACCCTAACATTAAAGTGTTAGTTGGTGAAAAACAACTTCAACATTTCTTTAATAAATTTGTATTCCATGGTAGATTCCAATATAGTGTGGAAGACCTTGAGAGAATTATGGATGAAATTGAAAAGTTTAACCCGTAA
- the metK gene encoding methionine adenosyltransferase, with protein MSKNRRLFTSESVTEGHPDKIADQISDAILDELLKGDPKARVACETTVTTGMALIAGEISTSTYVDIPKVVRQTVKDIGYTRAKYGYDFQTMAILTAIDEQSPDIAQGVDCALEDRDDLSDREIESIGAGDQGLMFGFATNETETYMPLPGYLAHQLAKRLTDVRKDGTLEYLRPDGKTQVTVEYDENDKPVRVDTIVISSQHHEKIELEKIQQDIKDHVIYPIVPTELLDEETKFFINPTGRFVIGGPQGDAGLTGRKIIVDTYGGYARHGGGCFSGKDPTKVDRSGAYAARYVAKNIVASGLADKCEVQLAYAIGVAQPVSISIDTFGTGKVEETVLVEKIREVFDLRPAGIIQMLNLRQPIYKKTAAYGHFGRTDVQLPWEQLDKVDLLKDLLK; from the coding sequence ATGTCAAAGAATAGAAGACTCTTCACATCAGAATCAGTAACAGAAGGGCATCCAGATAAAATTGCGGACCAAATTTCCGATGCGATCTTGGATGAATTATTAAAAGGCGATCCTAAAGCAAGAGTCGCTTGTGAAACAACAGTAACAACTGGTATGGCTTTAATTGCAGGTGAAATTTCTACTTCAACATATGTAGATATCCCTAAAGTAGTTAGACAAACAGTAAAAGATATAGGATACACAAGAGCGAAGTACGGTTATGATTTCCAAACGATGGCGATTTTAACTGCTATTGATGAACAATCACCAGATATCGCACAAGGTGTAGATTGCGCATTAGAAGATAGAGATGATTTATCAGATAGAGAAATAGAATCAATTGGTGCAGGTGACCAAGGTCTTATGTTTGGTTTTGCTACAAATGAAACTGAAACATACATGCCTTTGCCAGGTTATTTAGCTCATCAACTTGCGAAGAGGTTAACAGATGTACGTAAAGACGGTACTTTAGAATATTTACGTCCAGATGGTAAGACACAAGTAACAGTTGAATATGACGAAAATGATAAACCGGTAAGAGTTGATACAATCGTTATTTCTTCACAACATCATGAAAAAATTGAATTAGAAAAAATTCAACAAGATATTAAAGATCATGTTATCTATCCAATCGTACCTACAGAATTATTAGATGAAGAAACTAAATTCTTTATTAATCCAACAGGTAGATTCGTAATCGGCGGACCACAAGGAGATGCTGGATTAACAGGTAGAAAAATCATCGTAGATACATACGGTGGTTATGCAAGACATGGCGGAGGATGTTTCAGTGGTAAAGATCCTACTAAAGTAGATAGATCAGGAGCATACGCAGCAAGATATGTAGCTAAGAATATAGTAGCAAGTGGATTAGCAGATAAATGTGAAGTCCAATTAGCATATGCAATTGGCGTAGCACAACCAGTATCCATTTCAATAGATACTTTTGGTACAGGTAAAGTAGAAGAAACTGTATTAGTAGAAAAAATAAGAGAAGTATTTGATTTAAGACCAGCTGGTATTATTCAAATGTTGAACTTAAGACAACCAATCTACAAAAAGACAGCAGCATACGGTCACTTCGGTAGAACAGATGTTCAATTACCATGGGAACAATTAGATAAAGTAGATTTATTAAAAGACTTATTAAAATAA